One part of the Oceanihabitans sp. IOP_32 genome encodes these proteins:
- the pfkA gene encoding 6-phosphofructokinase produces MPKKIKKIGVLTSGGDSPGMNSAIRSVARTCAYHNIECVGVYRGYEGLIEGDFKPMDARSVKGILNKGGTILKSARSKEFRTKEGRLQAFNSLTNAGVDGLIVIGGDGSFSGALVLNQEYNFPVIGIPGTIDNDIYGTSHTLGFDTALNTVVDAIDKIRDTASSHNRLFFIEVMGRDVGHIALNAGIAGGAEEILIPEEDLGLDRLVESLNRSRKSGKSSSIVIVAEGDKIGKNVFELKDFVDENLEDYDVRVSVLGHMQRGGSPSCFDRVLASRMGVKAVESLLEGKSNYMVGLKNGEMKLTPLESAIKGKTKINLELLRVSDIMSI; encoded by the coding sequence ATGCCAAAAAAAATAAAAAAAATAGGAGTGCTTACCTCAGGAGGCGATTCTCCAGGAATGAACTCGGCCATTAGGTCTGTGGCACGAACTTGTGCGTACCATAATATCGAGTGTGTAGGGGTATATCGGGGTTACGAAGGACTAATAGAAGGCGATTTCAAGCCTATGGATGCTAGAAGCGTAAAGGGTATTTTAAATAAGGGGGGAACCATACTAAAGTCGGCCCGCTCTAAAGAATTTAGAACCAAAGAAGGTCGTCTGCAGGCGTTTAACAGTTTAACAAATGCAGGTGTTGATGGCCTTATTGTTATAGGGGGAGACGGTTCTTTTAGTGGAGCCTTAGTACTTAATCAAGAATATAATTTTCCTGTAATTGGAATACCAGGCACCATAGATAACGATATTTATGGCACATCGCATACCTTAGGTTTCGATACTGCCCTAAACACCGTGGTTGATGCTATCGATAAAATACGCGATACCGCAAGTTCTCATAATAGATTGTTTTTTATCGAGGTTATGGGTCGCGATGTTGGGCATATTGCTTTAAACGCGGGCATTGCCGGTGGTGCAGAAGAGATTTTAATTCCTGAAGAAGATTTAGGTTTAGATCGGCTAGTAGAATCTCTTAACCGTAGCAGAAAATCGGGTAAATCATCGAGTATCGTTATTGTTGCAGAAGGTGATAAAATCGGTAAAAATGTGTTTGAGCTAAAAGATTTTGTAGATGAAAACCTAGAAGATTACGATGTTCGAGTTTCGGTTTTAGGGCACATGCAACGCGGTGGCTCACCCTCTTGTTTCGATCGTGTTTTAGCAAGTCGAATGGGCGTAAAAGCTGTCGAATCTTTGCTTGAAGGCAAATCGAATTATATGGTTGGTTTGAAGAATGGCGAAATGAAATTAACACCTTTAGAAAGCGCCATAAAAGGAAAAACAAAAATAAATTTAGAATTATTACGTGTCTCAGATATTATGAGCATTTAA
- the gap gene encoding type I glyceraldehyde-3-phosphate dehydrogenase: MSKLKIGINGFGRIGRIAFRIAAERPNVEVVGINDLLDVEHLAYLLKYDSVHGKFNGTIETQKGKLIVNGKEIRVTAERNPEDLKWDEVGAEIVLDCTGIFKDLKGAQKHITAGAKKVAISAPSADAPMFVMGVNHNHITASDTIVSAASCTTNCLAPLAKVINDKFGIAEGLMTTVHAATATQFTVDGASAKDYRLGRASLNNIVPASTGAAKAVGKVIPELNGKLTGMAFRVPVVNVSVVDLTCRLEKSATWDEVKAALKQASENELKGILGYTEEGVVSQDFVSDPVTSTFDANASMALNDNFVKLVSWYDNEYGYSSKLVDLAEHIGAL; this comes from the coding sequence ATGTCAAAATTAAAAATTGGAATTAACGGATTTGGAAGAATTGGAAGAATAGCTTTTAGAATTGCTGCCGAAAGACCAAACGTTGAGGTTGTTGGAATTAATGATTTATTAGATGTAGAACATCTGGCTTACCTTCTAAAATACGATTCTGTGCATGGAAAATTTAACGGCACTATCGAAACACAAAAAGGAAAATTAATAGTAAACGGAAAGGAAATAAGAGTTACGGCAGAGCGTAATCCTGAAGATTTAAAATGGGATGAAGTGGGAGCAGAAATCGTTCTAGATTGTACGGGTATTTTTAAAGACCTTAAGGGCGCTCAAAAACATATTACTGCTGGAGCTAAAAAAGTGGCTATTTCTGCGCCTTCTGCAGATGCTCCAATGTTTGTAATGGGAGTTAATCACAACCATATTACAGCATCAGACACGATTGTATCTGCTGCATCATGTACAACGAATTGCTTAGCGCCTTTGGCTAAAGTAATTAATGATAAATTTGGAATTGCAGAAGGATTAATGACTACAGTTCATGCGGCAACAGCAACACAATTCACGGTCGATGGTGCCTCTGCAAAAGATTATAGATTAGGTCGCGCTTCTTTAAATAATATAGTACCAGCCTCTACGGGAGCAGCAAAAGCGGTGGGTAAGGTTATTCCAGAATTAAATGGTAAATTAACTGGTATGGCTTTTAGAGTACCAGTTGTTAATGTCTCTGTGGTAGATTTAACTTGTCGTTTAGAAAAAAGTGCTACTTGGGATGAGGTAAAAGCGGCTTTAAAACAAGCTTCTGAAAACGAATTAAAAGGCATCTTAGGGTATACAGAAGAAGGTGTAGTATCTCAAGATTTTGTATCCGATCCCGTAACGAGCACCTTCGATGCTAATGCAAGTATGGCCTTAAACGATAACTTTGTTAAACTGGTATCTTGGTACGATAATGAGTATGGCTATTCTTCGAAATTAGTCGATTTAGCCGAACATATTGGCGCACTATAA
- a CDS encoding BadF/BadG/BcrA/BcrD ATPase family protein has product MILIVDSGSTKCDWIAVDNNGNQLLEKMRTKGLNPAILPVKKLKKTIKKNKELIAISDQVTNIYFYGAGCGTDKPKELLKGVLEKLFKKAAVEVQEDTMAAVYATINSPTEAAVVCILGTGSNCSYYDGKIEHKRVKSLGYSIMDDASGNYYGRQLIRDYYFNNMPEDVKIAFETKFNVDDDYIKYNLYKQPNPNAYLASFAEFMFLHKDSAYIINLIKTGIRLFATTMIMQFKEEIKTVPVHFAGSIAFFSKPEIEQVAQEMGFKVGNIERRPIEGLVAFHTGKS; this is encoded by the coding sequence ATGATTTTAATTGTTGATAGTGGTTCTACAAAATGCGACTGGATTGCAGTAGATAATAACGGTAATCAGTTGTTAGAAAAAATGCGTACTAAAGGTTTAAACCCTGCGATACTGCCAGTTAAAAAATTAAAAAAAACTATAAAAAAAAATAAGGAGTTAATCGCTATCAGTGATCAAGTTACTAATATCTATTTTTATGGTGCTGGTTGTGGTACCGACAAACCCAAAGAACTCTTAAAAGGTGTTTTAGAGAAATTATTTAAAAAAGCCGCTGTCGAAGTTCAGGAAGATACTATGGCTGCAGTTTACGCTACGATTAACAGTCCAACCGAAGCCGCCGTGGTTTGCATTTTAGGTACAGGATCAAACTGTAGCTATTACGATGGTAAAATAGAACATAAACGGGTTAAATCTCTAGGGTATTCCATTATGGACGATGCCTCAGGAAATTACTATGGGCGTCAATTAATTAGAGACTATTACTTTAATAATATGCCTGAAGATGTTAAAATTGCTTTCGAAACCAAGTTTAATGTGGACGACGACTATATTAAATATAATTTATACAAGCAGCCCAATCCGAATGCTTATTTAGCCAGTTTTGCTGAATTTATGTTTTTACATAAAGACTCAGCATACATTATAAACCTTATAAAAACAGGTATTCGTCTATTTGCCACGACGATGATTATGCAGTTTAAGGAAGAAATTAAAACAGTTCCTGTTCATTTTGCCGGATCTATTGCTTTTTTCTCAAAACCAGAAATTGAACAAGTGGCACAAGAAATGGGATTTAAAGTTGGTAATATTGAGCGCAGACCAATTGAAGGTTTAGTGGCCTTTCATACTGGCAAATCTTAA
- a CDS encoding ABC transporter ATP-binding protein gives MVSHTALYISNSEDKEKLIKRIICEDLFGEFSGLNGALFSKSTLDKFMQDEVRHDKYDVLTKTNNSLVNSSEGERKIALLEHLINLNPQYLVIDNVFGNLDTNAQKSIVKTLEGLAQSIPIIQITTRKRDILPFIDKCYKIENNTPVLCKKATLLEKQTNSIFNLHLPKPYIAHVKEYDTLVKFNQVTISYESKCIVKNINWEIKPGEFWQLSGPNGSGKSTLLSLISGDNPKAYNQDISLFGVKKGSGESIWDIKRKIGYFSSEYLRGFERSQAIEKMIISGFFDSVGLYKKPNERQVAIAHQWLKILNMYHLKDSPFLSLSVGHQRLVLIARAMVKQPPLLILDEPTNGLDDFDAALFTTLVNKIATETQTAMLYVSHQVEENLLKPDFIYQLQPHETGSTGKYLKCN, from the coding sequence GTGGTCTCTCACACTGCGCTTTATATCTCTAATAGCGAGGATAAGGAAAAACTTATCAAGCGTATTATTTGCGAAGATTTATTCGGGGAATTCTCAGGTTTAAATGGGGCACTTTTCTCAAAATCAACTTTAGATAAATTTATGCAAGACGAAGTGCGTCATGATAAATATGACGTACTTACCAAAACAAATAATAGCTTGGTTAACTCTTCTGAAGGTGAACGGAAAATTGCCCTATTAGAACATCTTATAAATCTGAATCCACAATATCTTGTAATCGATAATGTATTTGGTAATTTAGACACAAATGCTCAAAAGTCTATTGTAAAAACTCTAGAGGGTTTAGCGCAAAGCATACCTATAATTCAAATAACAACTCGCAAACGAGATATTTTACCTTTTATAGATAAGTGTTACAAAATTGAAAATAATACTCCGGTGTTATGTAAAAAAGCAACGCTTTTAGAAAAGCAAACAAACTCCATTTTTAATTTGCATTTACCCAAACCTTATATTGCTCATGTAAAGGAGTATGATACCTTGGTTAAGTTTAATCAGGTTACCATAAGTTATGAAAGTAAATGCATTGTTAAAAATATTAATTGGGAAATTAAACCGGGTGAGTTCTGGCAGCTATCAGGGCCAAACGGTTCAGGAAAAAGCACACTTTTAAGTCTCATTTCGGGAGATAATCCAAAGGCTTATAATCAAGATATTAGTTTGTTTGGAGTTAAAAAAGGCAGTGGTGAAAGTATTTGGGATATAAAAAGAAAAATAGGGTATTTCTCCTCAGAATACCTACGTGGATTTGAGCGTTCTCAAGCCATCGAAAAGATGATCATCTCTGGTTTTTTTGATTCTGTAGGACTTTATAAAAAACCAAATGAAAGGCAAGTTGCAATAGCCCACCAATGGTTAAAAATTTTAAATATGTACCACTTAAAAGATAGTCCTTTTCTATCTTTATCTGTTGGGCACCAGCGCTTAGTTTTAATTGCAAGAGCCATGGTTAAGCAGCCACCACTGCTTATTTTAGACGAGCCCACCAATGGATTGGATGATTTCGACGCTGCGTTGTTTACTACCTTAGTTAACAAAATTGCTACAGAAACCCAAACTGCCATGTTGTACGTTTCGCACCAAGTTGAAGAAAATTTATTAAAACCAGATTTTATATATCAATTACAACCACACGAAACTGGGTCTACTGGTAAATACTTGAAATGTAATTGA
- a CDS encoding DUF2891 domain-containing protein codes for MKYLFVFVLALILSCNSSKKDKTVLESPKETVGVSPRMAKTPKLDLKEANILAQLPLNCIQLEYPNKLSQTLGSADDLKPPSALHPTFYGCFDWHSSVHGHWTLVSLLKQFPNLDNADVIKKGLLENISKENIEAELHFFNNKHNKSFERTYGWAWLLKLAEELHTWNDKTARTLESNLQPLTQLIIDKYLEFLPKLNYPIRVGEHTNTAFGLSFAWDYANTLNNQELKSLIEQRTKDFYLKDADCPITWEPSGFDFLSPCLEEAALMKRVLPLKDFKIWLAEFLPQLSDENFKLAPGKVSDRGDGKLVHLDGVNFSRAWNLNKIAKDLPDYEHLKDIANYHLNYSLPSIVGDSYEGGHWLGSFAIYALNASSALE; via the coding sequence ATGAAATACCTTTTCGTATTCGTTCTAGCTTTAATCTTGAGCTGTAATTCTTCAAAAAAAGATAAAACTGTTTTAGAATCCCCTAAAGAAACGGTTGGTGTATCTCCGCGTATGGCTAAAACTCCTAAATTGGATTTAAAAGAGGCAAACATATTAGCACAACTACCTTTAAATTGTATTCAATTAGAATACCCGAATAAGTTGTCTCAAACATTAGGTAGTGCAGACGATTTAAAACCACCTAGCGCATTACATCCGACGTTTTATGGTTGTTTTGACTGGCATTCGTCGGTTCATGGACATTGGACTTTAGTTAGTTTATTAAAACAGTTTCCAAACCTTGATAATGCTGATGTTATAAAAAAAGGTTTACTTGAAAACATTTCCAAAGAAAACATAGAAGCCGAATTACATTTTTTTAATAATAAGCACAACAAGTCTTTCGAGCGTACTTACGGTTGGGCGTGGTTACTAAAGCTTGCCGAAGAATTACATACTTGGAATGATAAAACGGCGAGAACTTTAGAATCTAATTTGCAGCCATTAACGCAATTAATAATCGATAAGTACTTGGAGTTTTTACCAAAATTAAATTATCCAATTCGTGTTGGTGAGCATACAAATACCGCTTTTGGGCTAAGTTTTGCTTGGGATTATGCAAACACCCTTAATAATCAAGAGCTAAAAAGTTTAATTGAACAACGCACCAAAGATTTTTATTTAAAAGATGCAGATTGCCCTATAACTTGGGAACCTAGTGGTTTCGATTTTTTATCCCCGTGTTTGGAAGAGGCGGCTTTAATGAAACGCGTGTTGCCCTTAAAGGATTTTAAAATATGGTTAGCTGAATTTTTACCACAATTAAGTGATGAAAATTTTAAACTAGCCCCTGGTAAGGTATCCGATAGGGGCGATGGTAAACTAGTGCATTTAGACGGTGTTAATTTTTCTCGAGCTTGGAACTTAAACAAAATTGCTAAAGATTTACCCGATTATGAACATCTTAAAGATATAGCGAATTATCATCTAAATTATTCTTTACCAAGCATCGTTGGCGATAGTTACGAGGGCGGGCATTGGTTAGGGAGTTTTGCCATTTATGCACTTAATGCGAGTAGTGCATTAGAGTAG
- a CDS encoding S41 family peptidase produces MKRHLLLITIILLNINVSLGQNPIVHLPALSPNGTQIAFNYQGDIWTANSNGENAKRLTVHEGYDTNPIWSADGQSIAFQSNRFGNNDVYIIPSNGGLSKRLTHHSANDILTDYTKNGDILFATRRDFAQVEREYEVHLVSDKGGTPMRFMDALGFDFKVSPNGHFVVFVKGSCRLEREAYRGSANRDLWLYNIKNDTYTQLTTFNGNDFYPQWGDNNTIYFQSSRSGKYNVHKLKISETGEKQDQIEQVSAFKDMGLFSFNVSRNGQAIILAKADKIFIINTATNSQKEVNINIAADYRFDPIERKTYTSNINDIAISPNGAYTALNLRGEIFLRGNSKDENRTVNVSKSPYRDRMASWINDSTLIFISDRDGQNNIYTLRSGDNKESNLFKTLKHKIERITKTNEGESNLVIAPNGKQMAFIRGRGKLIVATISNTGKIENEKTLLDGWDTPSGVSWSPDSKWLAYSLKDLDFNSEIYIHKADNTLDPVNISMHPKQDYGPIWSNDGKKLMFSSNRNNSDYDVWFTWLNKADWEKTPEDWKEEDKEADKSKNKNGKDKSSNGNQEKKEEIKDVIIDFEAIHERQIQVTSFTGGEFAQAFSKDGKTIYYTTGNGTRGDADTESDLFKISWDGKDRKAITKANKRPSNIVVDKKYQNLFMTQGTGSLSKIILASDNIESLPISARLNVNYHEESNQIFEEAWKAINDGFYDPNFHGQDWNVLKEIYKPLAMRASTRIDFQNMFNWMLGQVNASHMGFRSREFREDLQRQRTGLLGLEFVPNTNGSLRVETVVGNMPSDRISSKIQVGDVITAVNGTKLTKNLNVYNVLEGTANEKIYLDLKRGNNSIEVVIRPKISNRLENYTAWVKARKQLTEKYSNGQLGYIHIQGMNWTSFERFERELTAAGLGKKGLVIDVRFNGGGWTTDYLMAVLNVKQHAYTIPRGASNNLNIGHDKFKNHYPFSERLPLASWTKPSIALCNHTSYSNAEIFSHAYKALGLGTLVGEPTFGAVISTGSARLIDGSSVRMPFRGWFVKETGDNMDFVPAVPDIFVLNNPDDKAKNKDTQLKRAVDELLKQI; encoded by the coding sequence ATGAAACGACATTTACTACTAATAACAATAATATTACTGAATATTAATGTTAGTTTAGGTCAAAATCCCATAGTACATTTACCAGCATTAAGTCCTAATGGCACACAAATAGCTTTTAATTATCAAGGCGATATCTGGACAGCAAATAGTAATGGTGAAAACGCAAAACGATTAACGGTTCACGAGGGTTACGATACCAATCCAATCTGGAGTGCAGACGGTCAATCTATAGCTTTTCAAAGTAATCGATTTGGCAATAACGATGTTTATATTATTCCATCGAATGGGGGGTTGTCTAAACGCCTAACACACCACTCTGCAAACGATATTTTAACAGATTATACAAAAAACGGAGATATTCTTTTCGCGACTCGACGAGATTTTGCCCAGGTAGAACGAGAATATGAAGTACATTTAGTTAGCGATAAAGGCGGTACACCAATGCGTTTTATGGACGCTTTAGGTTTCGATTTTAAGGTGTCTCCAAATGGTCACTTTGTGGTCTTTGTTAAAGGCAGTTGTAGATTAGAGCGCGAGGCCTACCGTGGTTCGGCGAATCGAGATCTTTGGTTGTACAACATAAAAAATGATACATACACCCAGTTAACCACTTTTAACGGAAACGATTTTTACCCGCAATGGGGCGATAATAACACCATATATTTTCAATCGTCTCGGAGTGGGAAATACAATGTGCATAAACTCAAAATTTCAGAGACGGGAGAAAAACAAGATCAAATTGAGCAAGTGAGTGCATTTAAAGATATGGGGCTTTTTTCGTTTAATGTGAGCAGAAATGGACAGGCCATAATCTTAGCTAAAGCCGATAAAATTTTTATTATTAATACAGCTACAAATTCTCAAAAAGAAGTAAATATTAATATCGCTGCCGATTATCGATTTGATCCTATCGAGCGCAAAACATACACGAGTAACATTAATGACATTGCAATATCGCCTAACGGAGCATATACCGCTTTAAACCTAAGAGGAGAAATATTTCTAAGAGGAAACTCAAAGGACGAAAATAGGACTGTAAATGTTTCGAAGTCACCTTACAGAGACAGAATGGCCTCGTGGATTAACGATAGTACTCTAATCTTTATTTCCGATAGAGATGGTCAAAATAACATATATACCCTACGTTCTGGCGATAACAAAGAAAGTAATTTATTTAAAACCCTAAAGCACAAGATAGAAAGGATTACAAAAACCAATGAAGGCGAAAGTAATCTTGTTATCGCACCCAACGGAAAACAAATGGCATTTATTCGTGGTCGAGGAAAACTTATTGTAGCAACTATTAGCAACACAGGAAAAATAGAAAACGAAAAAACCTTACTCGACGGTTGGGATACCCCTAGTGGTGTGTCTTGGTCTCCAGACTCTAAATGGTTGGCCTATAGTTTAAAAGATTTAGATTTTAATAGCGAAATTTATATTCATAAAGCAGATAATACTCTAGACCCTGTTAATATTTCTATGCATCCTAAACAGGATTATGGGCCAATTTGGAGTAACGATGGAAAAAAATTAATGTTTTCATCAAACAGGAATAATAGCGATTATGATGTTTGGTTTACTTGGTTAAATAAAGCAGATTGGGAAAAAACACCTGAAGATTGGAAAGAAGAAGATAAGGAAGCCGATAAGAGTAAAAACAAAAACGGTAAAGATAAAAGCAGCAACGGTAACCAAGAGAAAAAGGAAGAGATAAAGGATGTTATAATTGACTTTGAAGCCATTCACGAGCGACAAATACAAGTTACTTCCTTTACGGGAGGAGAATTTGCTCAAGCATTTTCTAAAGATGGTAAAACAATTTATTACACTACCGGTAATGGAACTCGAGGAGATGCCGATACAGAATCCGATTTATTTAAAATTTCATGGGATGGTAAAGATAGAAAAGCAATAACAAAAGCGAACAAAAGACCATCTAATATTGTGGTCGATAAAAAATATCAAAATTTATTTATGACTCAGGGGACTGGTAGTCTTTCAAAAATTATTTTGGCCTCCGACAACATTGAAAGTTTACCAATTTCGGCAAGATTAAACGTGAATTATCACGAAGAATCTAATCAAATATTTGAAGAAGCTTGGAAAGCCATTAATGATGGTTTTTACGACCCTAATTTCCATGGACAAGATTGGAATGTATTAAAGGAAATATACAAACCCTTAGCCATGCGAGCGTCTACTCGAATAGATTTTCAAAACATGTTTAATTGGATGTTGGGTCAGGTAAATGCCAGTCATATGGGCTTTCGCTCAAGAGAATTTCGAGAAGATTTGCAACGCCAGCGTACGGGCTTATTAGGTTTAGAGTTTGTGCCTAATACTAACGGTAGTTTAAGAGTGGAAACCGTTGTTGGTAATATGCCAAGCGATAGAATTAGCAGCAAAATACAGGTTGGCGACGTAATAACGGCTGTAAATGGAACAAAGTTAACAAAGAATTTAAATGTTTATAATGTATTAGAGGGTACAGCAAACGAGAAAATCTACCTGGATCTTAAACGCGGAAATAATTCTATTGAAGTGGTTATTAGACCAAAAATTAGCAACCGACTTGAAAATTATACCGCTTGGGTTAAAGCGCGAAAACAATTAACAGAAAAATACTCAAACGGCCAATTGGGATACATCCATATTCAGGGCATGAATTGGACCAGTTTCGAGCGGTTTGAGCGTGAACTCACAGCGGCTGGTTTAGGAAAAAAAGGACTGGTAATTGATGTGCGTTTTAATGGTGGTGGTTGGACAACCGATTACTTAATGGCGGTATTAAACGTAAAACAACACGCTTATACCATACCACGTGGTGCCTCGAATAACTTAAATATTGGACATGACAAATTTAAGAATCATTATCCATTTAGCGAACGACTACCATTAGCTTCTTGGACAAAACCTTCTATAGCGTTGTGTAATCATACAAGCTATTCCAATGCTGAGATTTTTTCGCATGCCTACAAAGCATTAGGTTTAGGAACTTTAGTAGGTGAGCCCACTTTTGGAGCGGTTATCTCCACAGGTTCTGCACGTTTAATTGACGGTTCTAGCGTTAGAATGCCGTTTAGAGGGTGGTTTGTAAAAGAAACCGGCGATAATATGGACTTCGTCCCAGCTGTTCCAGATATTTTTGTGCTCAATAATCCAGACGATAAAGCCAAAAATAAAGACACACAATTAAAAAGAGCGGTAGATGAGTTGCTGAAGCAAATTTAG
- a CDS encoding DUF6503 family protein: MKKWILIISVFALFLSCENTKDSSAQDVVDKSIAISGGAIIANATLSFNFRDKYYKATRNNGIFQLERRFKDSLNTVRDLLSNNGFERFINNKLTEITPTEVKRYSTAVNSVHYFSVLPFGLNDKAVNKEYLKKVDLKGKPYHKIKITFNKEGGGEDFEDVFVYWINTEDYKTEYLAYSFKEKQGIGLRFRAAYNERYIKGVRVVDYYNYKPKDHNISLLDLGELFENNQLELLSKIDLKNVEIEPLK, translated from the coding sequence ATGAAAAAATGGATTCTAATCATCAGCGTTTTCGCTTTATTTTTAAGTTGTGAAAATACGAAAGACAGCTCGGCTCAAGATGTGGTCGACAAATCGATCGCAATTTCAGGTGGCGCCATAATTGCAAATGCAACCCTGTCGTTTAACTTTAGAGACAAATATTATAAAGCGACTCGAAATAACGGCATATTTCAGTTGGAGCGTCGATTTAAAGACTCCTTAAACACCGTTAGAGACCTCTTGTCAAATAATGGATTTGAGCGATTTATAAATAATAAGCTTACTGAAATTACTCCAACTGAAGTTAAGCGTTATTCGACCGCAGTAAATTCTGTTCATTATTTTTCAGTCTTGCCATTTGGTTTAAATGACAAGGCGGTAAATAAAGAATATTTAAAAAAGGTTGATCTGAAAGGAAAACCGTATCACAAAATTAAAATTACGTTTAATAAAGAAGGTGGAGGTGAAGATTTTGAAGATGTTTTCGTGTACTGGATTAATACTGAAGATTATAAAACAGAGTATCTTGCGTATTCGTTTAAAGAAAAACAGGGTATAGGATTACGCTTTCGAGCGGCGTATAACGAGCGGTATATAAAAGGGGTAAGAGTTGTAGATTATTATAATTATAAACCCAAAGACCACAATATTTCTTTATTAGACTTAGGGGAGTTATTTGAAAATAACCAATTGGAATTGCTATCTAAAATTGATTTAAAGAATGTTGAAATAGAACCATTAAAATAG
- the deoD gene encoding purine-nucleoside phosphorylase, with product MSVHIEAAKGDIAETILLPGDPLRAKWIAQTFFENPICFNQVRGMLGYTGTYKGTPISVMGTGMGVPSISIYAHELITEYAVKNLIRVGSAGSYQKHIKIRDIVLAMSASSNSGVNALRFSGADYAPTANFELFQKAVEIAKEKKIPIKAGNVFTSDEFYADDFESYEKWSQFGVLCVEMESAGLYTVAAKHNVNALSILTISDSLVTGERTTSKERETTFSEMVEIAMELA from the coding sequence ATGAGCGTACATATTGAAGCAGCAAAAGGCGATATTGCCGAAACTATTTTACTTCCTGGAGATCCTTTACGTGCAAAATGGATAGCCCAAACCTTTTTTGAAAACCCCATATGTTTTAATCAAGTAAGAGGCATGCTCGGTTATACTGGAACTTATAAAGGCACTCCTATTTCTGTTATGGGTACTGGGATGGGGGTACCTTCAATATCTATTTATGCGCACGAGTTAATTACAGAATATGCTGTTAAAAACCTGATTAGAGTTGGTAGTGCAGGCTCGTACCAAAAGCATATTAAAATTAGAGATATTGTTTTAGCCATGTCGGCTTCTTCAAATTCTGGTGTTAATGCCTTGCGATTTAGTGGTGCAGACTACGCTCCTACTGCAAATTTTGAATTGTTTCAAAAAGCAGTTGAAATTGCAAAAGAGAAGAAAATTCCAATTAAAGCAGGCAATGTTTTTACTTCAGATGAATTTTATGCCGACGATTTTGAGTCGTACGAAAAATGGTCGCAATTTGGTGTGCTTTGTGTAGAAATGGAAAGTGCTGGTTTATATACTGTTGCAGCCAAACACAATGTTAACGCCCTATCTATTTTAACCATATCTGATTCTTTAGTTACAGGTGAACGCACCACAAGTAAAGAACGCGAAACGACATTTTCTGAAATGGTAGAAATTGCGATGGAACTGGCCTAA